The Lactuca sativa cultivar Salinas chromosome 2, Lsat_Salinas_v11, whole genome shotgun sequence genome includes a window with the following:
- the LOC111879874 gene encoding protein ASYMMETRIC LEAVES 2 produces MVITIVNASIQATTHTLAANINNTQRLHFHSSHILSKTCFFFFYLSLSLSLSLSLSLSLTHTHTQRTREKMAPGNSPCASCKLLRRRCAKHCIFAPYFSSDEPHKFAIVHKIFGASNVSKMLQELPVCQRADAVSSLVYEANARMRDPVYGCVGAISYLQSQVSQLQMQLAMAQADMLCIQMQQESAVSANGVLPGHPGYSNNMLTEDGVSSDDMSYPRMHNSNTIINHHHHHHHHQHQEQYLNFTCNNVIQYDTLKRESSSLWA; encoded by the exons aTGGTAATTACAATAGTAAACGCGTCCATCCAAGCTACAACTCACACACTTGCCGCTAATATAAATAATACACAAAGACTTCACTTCCATTCTTCACATATCCTCTCAAAAacttgcttcttcttcttctatctctctctctctctctctctctctctctctctctctctctctctcacacacacacacacacaaagaacCAGAGAGAAAATGGCACCAGGGAATTCTCCATGTGCTTCATGCAAACTACTGCGAAGAAGATGTGCCAAACACTGCATTTTTGCACCTTATTTTTCATCGGATGAACCCCACAAATTTGCAATCGTTCACAAGATCTTCGGTGCTAGCAATGTTAGCAAGATGTTGCAG GAGCTTCCTGTTTGTCAAAGAGCGGATGCAGTAAGCAGCCTGGTGTATGAAGCAAATGCAAGAATGAGAGATCCTGTTTACGGATGTGTAGGGGCAATTTCGTACTTACAGAGTCAGGTTTCACAGTTGCAAATGCAGCTGGCAATGGCTCAGGCAGATATGCTATGCATTCAAATGCAACAAGAGTCTGCAGTATCCGCCAATGGTGTCTTGCCAGGTCATCCTGGATACAGCAATAATATGTTAACAGAGGATGGTGTCTCTTCAGATGACATGTCATACCCACGTATGCATAATAGTAATACCATCAtcaaccatcatcatcatcatcatcatcatcaacatcaggAACAATACTTGAACTTTACTTGTAACAATGTAATTCAGTACGACACACTAAAGAGAGAGTCTTCTTCTCTTTGGGCATGA
- the LOC111879872 gene encoding cytosolic endo-beta-N-acetylglucosaminidase 1 isoform X1, with the protein MLNLFRTYINRRTLISVRNFYNSIIDPIFSVFSPKMNPNDSPEPEFDPRVPSVPVSYPIKTLEDLKLRTYFDSFHFQFNKASVPLRRSGVDGVSLPNRPRIMVCHDMAGGYTDDKWVQAGSNADAYSIWHWYLMDVFIYFSHSLVTLPPPGWVNAAHKHGVKVLGTFIVEWDEGKLIADQFLASTTVADMYAERLSELAVALGFDGWLINMEVSLDIEKIPIMKEFVSHLTQVMHSSVPGSLVIWYDSVTTEGQLNWQNQLNNYNKPFFDICDGIFTNYSWTEDYPKLSAAVAGDRKFDVYMGIDVFGRGTYGGGQWTANVALDVIKKDDVSAAIFAPGWVYETKQPPDFQTAQNRWWSLVEKSWGITQSYPKVLPFYSNFDRGNSYHFSIDGKSVSDAPWNNLSNQSFQPVLEFSGDTTTETIQASVDLKEASYSGGGNITFKGALEDGAYLKKRIFQGELHMGDSPVYFTYSVKSDGSSMIGLSLEFTNTINMENRTSVLLASSGDTLLTMNQFSSKFDSVIMPRHVKKTSSGWVIQESSVTMVGSTLTNIHAVCYKTQSKLTSSSEYYSILGHISIKSSPQNMSFPPASEWNVKSQNVNWKSGSVSLKIQWTLNSGVSPGFSKYNVYVENEEGKLVKSSNFLGVASVEAFYISDLLVPPGISSLKFIIQACGSGGASQELVDSPFLRLQVEGS; encoded by the exons ATGTTAAACCTCTTTCGAACCTATATAAACCGCAGAACCCTGATTTCCGTTCGCAATTTCTACAATTCAATCATCGACCCTATCTTCtctgtattctcccccaaaatgaACCCCAACGACTCCCCAGAACCCGAGTTCGACCCGCGTGTGCCGTCCGTCCCCGTCTCCTACCCAATCAAAACCTTAGAAGACTTGAAACTTCGTACATACTTCGATTCTTTCCATTTCCAGTTCAATAAAGCTTCTGTCCCTTTACGTCGCAGTGGTGTTGATGGTGTTTCGTTGCCGAATCGCCCGAGGATTATGGTGTGCCATGATATGGCAGGAGGGTACACCGATGATAAGTGGGTTCAAGCAGGGAGTAATGCTGATGCCTATTCAATATGGCATTGGTATTTGATGGATGTGTTCATCTATTTTTCGCATAGTTTGGTTACTTTGCCGCCTCCTGGTTGGGTTAATGCTGCTCATAAACATGGAGTCAAG GTCCTGGGAACTTTTATAGTAGAGTGGGATGAAGGAAAACTGATAGCAGATCAGTTCCTGGCATCAACTACAGTTGCTGACATGTATGCTGAGCGATTATCTGAGCTTGCTGTTGCATTGGGCTTCGATGGATGGCTG ATAAATATGGAGGTCAGTTTGGATATTGAAAAGATCCCCATTATGAAAGAATTTGTCAGCCATTTAACCCAGGTTATGCATTCTTCAGTGCCTGGATCTTTAGTAATCTG GTATGACAGTGTTACAACCGAGGGGCAACTTAATTGGCAAAATCAATTGAATAACTACAACAAGCCCTTTTTTGATATATGTGATGGCATATTTACAAACTATTCCTGGACG GAAGATTATCCAAAGTTGTCAGCTGCTGTTGCTGGTGATAGAAAGTTTGATGTGTACATGGGAATTGATGTTTTTGGTAGAGGCACTTATGGTGGTGGACAATGGACA GCAAATGTGGCACTTGATGTAATAAAGAAAGATGATGTGTCAGCAGCCATATTTGCTCCTGGATGGGTTTACGAGACTAAACAACCCCCCGATTTTCAAACTGCTCAAAATCG GTGGTGGAGTCTTGTTGAAAAATCATGGGGAATAACACAAAGTTATCCTAAAGTTCTTCCATTCTACTCAAACTTTGATCGG GGTAATAGTTACCATTTCTCTATTGATGGAAAATCAGTTTCAGATGCTCCATGGAACAATCTTTCAAATCAAAGCTTTCAG CCTGTTCTTGAGTTTTCTGGAGATACCACAACTGAAACAATTCAAGCATCCGTTGA tttgaaGGAAGCATCTTATAGTGGAGGAGGGAACATTACATTCAAAGGAGCCCTTGAAGATGGTGCTTATTTGAAAAAAAGAATCTTTCAAGGAGAACTTCATATGGGGGATTCACCAGTCTACTTTACATACTCTGTAAAATCAGATGGGAGCTCTATGATTGGTCTTTCTCTTGAGTTTACAAACACCATTAACATGGAAAACAGAACATCAGTTCTTCTTGCATCATCTGGAGATACATTACTCACCATGAACCAGTTTTCAAGCAAATTCGACAGTGTGATAATGCCACGTCATGTGAAGAAAACATCATCGGGATGGGTGATACAAGAGAGCAGTGTCACAATGGTGGGGTCCACATTAACCAATATCCATGCTGTATGCTATAAAACCCAATCCAAATTAACTTCATCATCGGAATACTATTCCATTCTTGGTCATATTTCCATCAAATCTTCACCACAAAACATGAGTTTCCCACCGGCCTCGGAATGGAATGTCAAAAGTCAAAATGTCAACTGGAAATCTGGTTCGGTTTCTCTCAAGATTCAGTGGACATTGAACAGCGGTGTGTCTCCTGGGTTTTCCAAGTACAATGTTTATGTGGAAAATGAAGAGGGTAAATTGGTAAAATCATCAAACTTTCTTGGAGTGGCGTCAGTGGAAGCTTTTTATATATCTGACCTTTTGGTGCCACCTGGCATTTCAAGTCTTAAGTTTATCATCCAAGCTTGTGGGTCCGGTGGGGCTTCTCAGGAGCTTGTGGATTCTCCCTTTCTTCGGTTGCAAGTTGAAGGTTCGTAG
- the LOC111879872 gene encoding cytosolic endo-beta-N-acetylglucosaminidase 1 isoform X2, which yields MYAERLSELAVALGFDGWLINMEVSLDIEKIPIMKEFVSHLTQVMHSSVPGSLVIWYDSVTTEGQLNWQNQLNNYNKPFFDICDGIFTNYSWTEDYPKLSAAVAGDRKFDVYMGIDVFGRGTYGGGQWTANVALDVIKKDDVSAAIFAPGWVYETKQPPDFQTAQNRWWSLVEKSWGITQSYPKVLPFYSNFDRGNSYHFSIDGKSVSDAPWNNLSNQSFQPVLEFSGDTTTETIQASVDLKEASYSGGGNITFKGALEDGAYLKKRIFQGELHMGDSPVYFTYSVKSDGSSMIGLSLEFTNTINMENRTSVLLASSGDTLLTMNQFSSKFDSVIMPRHVKKTSSGWVIQESSVTMVGSTLTNIHAVCYKTQSKLTSSSEYYSILGHISIKSSPQNMSFPPASEWNVKSQNVNWKSGSVSLKIQWTLNSGVSPGFSKYNVYVENEEGKLVKSSNFLGVASVEAFYISDLLVPPGISSLKFIIQACGSGGASQELVDSPFLRLQVEGS from the exons ATGTATGCTGAGCGATTATCTGAGCTTGCTGTTGCATTGGGCTTCGATGGATGGCTG ATAAATATGGAGGTCAGTTTGGATATTGAAAAGATCCCCATTATGAAAGAATTTGTCAGCCATTTAACCCAGGTTATGCATTCTTCAGTGCCTGGATCTTTAGTAATCTG GTATGACAGTGTTACAACCGAGGGGCAACTTAATTGGCAAAATCAATTGAATAACTACAACAAGCCCTTTTTTGATATATGTGATGGCATATTTACAAACTATTCCTGGACG GAAGATTATCCAAAGTTGTCAGCTGCTGTTGCTGGTGATAGAAAGTTTGATGTGTACATGGGAATTGATGTTTTTGGTAGAGGCACTTATGGTGGTGGACAATGGACA GCAAATGTGGCACTTGATGTAATAAAGAAAGATGATGTGTCAGCAGCCATATTTGCTCCTGGATGGGTTTACGAGACTAAACAACCCCCCGATTTTCAAACTGCTCAAAATCG GTGGTGGAGTCTTGTTGAAAAATCATGGGGAATAACACAAAGTTATCCTAAAGTTCTTCCATTCTACTCAAACTTTGATCGG GGTAATAGTTACCATTTCTCTATTGATGGAAAATCAGTTTCAGATGCTCCATGGAACAATCTTTCAAATCAAAGCTTTCAG CCTGTTCTTGAGTTTTCTGGAGATACCACAACTGAAACAATTCAAGCATCCGTTGA tttgaaGGAAGCATCTTATAGTGGAGGAGGGAACATTACATTCAAAGGAGCCCTTGAAGATGGTGCTTATTTGAAAAAAAGAATCTTTCAAGGAGAACTTCATATGGGGGATTCACCAGTCTACTTTACATACTCTGTAAAATCAGATGGGAGCTCTATGATTGGTCTTTCTCTTGAGTTTACAAACACCATTAACATGGAAAACAGAACATCAGTTCTTCTTGCATCATCTGGAGATACATTACTCACCATGAACCAGTTTTCAAGCAAATTCGACAGTGTGATAATGCCACGTCATGTGAAGAAAACATCATCGGGATGGGTGATACAAGAGAGCAGTGTCACAATGGTGGGGTCCACATTAACCAATATCCATGCTGTATGCTATAAAACCCAATCCAAATTAACTTCATCATCGGAATACTATTCCATTCTTGGTCATATTTCCATCAAATCTTCACCACAAAACATGAGTTTCCCACCGGCCTCGGAATGGAATGTCAAAAGTCAAAATGTCAACTGGAAATCTGGTTCGGTTTCTCTCAAGATTCAGTGGACATTGAACAGCGGTGTGTCTCCTGGGTTTTCCAAGTACAATGTTTATGTGGAAAATGAAGAGGGTAAATTGGTAAAATCATCAAACTTTCTTGGAGTGGCGTCAGTGGAAGCTTTTTATATATCTGACCTTTTGGTGCCACCTGGCATTTCAAGTCTTAAGTTTATCATCCAAGCTTGTGGGTCCGGTGGGGCTTCTCAGGAGCTTGTGGATTCTCCCTTTCTTCGGTTGCAAGTTGAAGGTTCGTAG